Proteins found in one Patescibacteria group bacterium genomic segment:
- a CDS encoding ABC transporter permease: MRSIAPRQIKEILLASIPFLFILFLWNLVVYFNWMPNWFLPSPLKVILTFRELIKDGTIVKIIIDTVSNLVPPYLVAVVVSIVFGILIGTNATIRKIFFPLISTLYPIPSLAWLPFIIIIFGFTRLSVWVLLFISSFLKMIYNMIAGVRNINTIWILVAKNLGLNRWQTIFKVIIPGAFPNIITAMRIGFGSIWRSVIGAEMLVIGAGGLGKFIWTAQWTYSFDKVLVGILLIAIIGLTIETIVFKKIEAITLEKWGIVSQEA, from the coding sequence ATGAGATCTATAGCTCCGCGACAAATTAAAGAAATACTTCTAGCATCCATTCCATTCCTTTTTATACTTTTTTTGTGGAATCTTGTTGTTTATTTTAATTGGATGCCTAATTGGTTTTTACCATCTCCTTTGAAGGTAATACTAACGTTTAGAGAATTGATAAAAGACGGTACGATAGTAAAAATTATTATTGATACAGTGTCAAATCTTGTTCCCCCTTATTTAGTTGCAGTCGTTGTTTCAATTGTATTTGGAATATTAATTGGAACTAATGCGACTATAAGAAAAATATTCTTTCCGCTTATATCTACTCTTTATCCCATTCCTTCATTGGCTTGGTTGCCATTTATCATCATCATATTCGGTTTTACCAGGCTGTCAGTATGGGTCTTGTTATTTATCTCCAGTTTCTTAAAGATGATTTACAACATGATAGCAGGAGTACGCAATATTAATACCATTTGGATACTAGTTGCTAAGAATTTGGGCCTAAATAGATGGCAAACTATTTTTAAGGTAATTATTCCAGGTGCCTTCCCAAACATCATAACAGCTATGAGAATTGGTTTTGGTTCGATTTGGAGATCTGTGATCGGTGCGGAGATGCTTGTGATCGGTGCTGGAGGGTTAGGAAAATTTATCTGGACAGCTCAATGGACATATAGCTTCGACAAAGTTTTAGTTGGTATTTTATTAATCGCAATCATTGGGCTAACGATAGAAACGATTGTTTTCAAAAAAATAGAAGCGATTACTCTAGAAAAATGGGGTATCGTGAGTCAAGAAGCGTGA
- a CDS encoding ABC transporter substrate-binding protein, protein MTKKFKRILIAVSVILVVAIAATMFMVRYYSKPKIDEKTASLPKVIVGFPIQSLDATPIILAYQKGFFREQGIDVSLVHLQSSEGALAVGTGQVDITITGARRLFGPIEKGAPVKLLSIMSDMPSHLFVRPDSDIVTIKDLEGKKISVGPAGSQKLRIIYVLELEGVDINKIEFIDIEKLYLPMALMDKKAIDAALIDEPAYVDKAKEQGAVVLPYWYEKDLQKVPTGSSVSINTDFLKNNVENVNKFYRAMIQAHRYLRDNLNDSSIIITDYIRENTSGAMDIKPEEFVRQVNDEAVRYILWQDPSSIVEMARINYDLGFSERVLSLDDLYDLRFKELLESAQNEIYSSATN, encoded by the coding sequence ATGACAAAAAAGTTTAAAAGGATTTTAATCGCAGTGAGTGTAATTTTGGTAGTTGCTATTGCAGCAACTATGTTTATGGTAAGGTATTATTCCAAACCTAAAATAGACGAAAAAACTGCGTCTTTACCAAAAGTAATAGTTGGCTTTCCCATTCAATCTCTCGATGCAACCCCGATAATATTAGCTTATCAAAAAGGTTTTTTTCGTGAGCAGGGAATTGATGTCAGTTTAGTGCATTTACAATCTTCAGAAGGAGCCTTAGCAGTTGGTACTGGTCAAGTAGATATTACTATCACTGGAGCACGACGACTTTTTGGTCCAATAGAGAAAGGAGCACCAGTAAAGTTATTATCTATAATGAGTGATATGCCATCACACTTATTTGTTCGTCCTGACTCAGATATCGTAACTATTAAGGATTTAGAGGGAAAGAAGATTTCAGTTGGCCCCGCTGGCTCCCAAAAATTAAGAATAATATATGTTTTAGAGCTTGAAGGAGTAGATATTAATAAAATTGAATTTATAGATATTGAAAAACTCTATTTACCCATGGCTCTCATGGACAAGAAGGCGATAGATGCTGCCTTAATTGATGAGCCTGCTTACGTCGATAAAGCTAAGGAACAAGGCGCTGTTGTTTTGCCATATTGGTATGAGAAAGATCTGCAAAAAGTGCCAACTGGTTCTTCAGTGTCAATCAATACCGATTTCTTAAAGAACAATGTAGAAAATGTTAATAAGTTCTATAGAGCAATGATTCAGGCTCATCGTTATCTTAGAGATAATCTTAACGATTCCTCAATTATTATCACTGACTATATTAGAGAAAACACTAGCGGAGCAATGGATATAAAACCAGAGGAGTTTGTGAGGCAAGTAAACGATGAAGCAGTAAGATATATCCTTTGGCAAGACCCGAGTTCTATAGTAGAAATGGCGCGAATTAATTATGACTTGGGTTTCTCAGAGCGTGTTCTATCTCTAGATGATTTATATGACTTGAGATTCAAAGAATTGCTAGAATCAGCTCAAAATGAGATCTATAGCTCCGCGACAAATTAA
- a CDS encoding ABC transporter ATP-binding protein, with product MESGDCILELRNLSKTFDNNFKVIKDINLKVKKGEFVCFIGPSGCGKTVLLYTIAGFLSPSSGKILAKGLEVNSVGLDRIMVFQDHMLFPWKTVLGNVLFGLSNSNLDKHEKLALAEKYLDLVDLLKFKDWPIHKLSGGMKQRVAFARALVTDPEILLMDEPFSSLDSITRRHLRKSLIKIWQKTQKTILFVTHSINEAIYMADTIYVMSSRPTTIKKSCSIKFLRPRDMSNPRFTKLLRRVEDDVQMEFDLDRNRMEPQVDINDIIAGNR from the coding sequence ATGGAATCAGGTGATTGCATTTTAGAATTAAGAAATTTAAGTAAAACCTTTGATAATAACTTTAAGGTTATTAAAGATATAAATTTAAAGGTTAAAAAGGGAGAGTTTGTTTGCTTTATCGGTCCCTCCGGTTGTGGAAAAACAGTTCTTCTTTACACGATTGCAGGGTTTTTATCCCCTTCATCCGGTAAAATTTTAGCGAAGGGACTAGAAGTTAATTCTGTTGGGCTAGATCGTATTATGGTGTTTCAAGATCACATGCTTTTTCCGTGGAAAACGGTATTGGGAAATGTCTTATTCGGTTTATCTAACAGTAATTTGGACAAACATGAAAAACTTGCTTTGGCTGAAAAATATTTGGATCTTGTTGATCTTTTGAAATTCAAAGATTGGCCGATTCATAAGTTATCTGGGGGAATGAAACAGCGAGTAGCTTTTGCAAGAGCATTAGTAACCGATCCCGAGATATTACTTATGGACGAACCATTTTCATCCTTAGACTCTATCACTAGAAGACATTTAAGAAAGAGCCTAATTAAAATATGGCAGAAGACACAAAAAACTATATTATTTGTTACTCACAGTATAAATGAAGCGATATATATGGCCGATACAATTTATGTTATGAGTTCCAGACCCACAACTATCAAAAAGTCTTGTTCGATTAAATTTCTTCGTCCACGCGATATGTCTAATCCCAGGTTTACTAAATTACTCAGGAGAGTGGAAGACGATGTTCAGATGGAATTTGACCTCGATAGAAACCGTATGGAACCACAAGTGGACATTAATGATATAATAGCAGGCAATAGGTGA
- a CDS encoding phospholipid carrier-dependent glycosyltransferase: MFIKKTAVIKIFLLTALLFIFFTKSDLKFNRYIGYESIPSTTDIYDELNYIHAGYSFRQTGIPTAWSNLGCYLKSPGKTKQIFGFDGINIRVNGQVPNIINAKKYNYPFSVVKEIDRGKGQEHILFVQPFLDHPILGSLIYSLGIKEKYESFEQFKSEDYRAVALTISLVSGFLIFILTFLLTNEVLPSFFAFIIYSIAPSFILSSRFALLENILIPISLANLIFLFLSQKVRSKRQQEAFIILAGVFSGLALMVKELGIFLLIANLYILVSSRAKIKKIIYFLTPTVILGSSFYVYAFWLSPTLFNDLFFSQTSREFFGPLNLLVITKGLNFNNFPVDGFWLWGIISTAFIKLKKRIKLNYVFVAAGSYLLTLLFFGGANYPWYYLPFIPFFSIAAGYELYKFIKSPTIISLIVFFTLPFSTALYWGYFSLNPEKNQIALYRFCIALFVIIFGIYRQRVKISDFVFKIAKNRIKLLTKPVYLSKALSFLWFTFVAVFLLKTYQWSTRAILFIIENWGNLPETFTLKQF; the protein is encoded by the coding sequence ATGTTTATAAAGAAAACAGCGGTTATAAAAATTTTCCTTTTAACGGCACTTCTTTTTATATTTTTTACCAAGTCTGATTTGAAATTTAACAGATATATTGGTTACGAAAGCATTCCTTCAACTACTGATATCTATGACGAACTCAATTATATTCACGCTGGTTATTCATTTAGACAAACAGGCATTCCAACTGCTTGGTCTAATCTTGGTTGTTATCTAAAAAGCCCAGGAAAAACCAAACAAATATTTGGTTTTGATGGAATCAATATAAGAGTCAACGGCCAAGTCCCTAATATAATCAATGCCAAAAAATATAATTATCCTTTTTCGGTTGTTAAAGAAATTGACAGGGGTAAAGGGCAAGAGCACATTCTCTTTGTCCAGCCGTTTTTAGATCACCCCATTTTGGGAAGTTTAATCTATTCTCTAGGAATCAAAGAAAAATATGAAAGTTTTGAGCAATTTAAATCAGAAGACTACAGGGCTGTCGCTTTAACAATCTCATTAGTAAGCGGATTTTTAATATTTATCCTAACATTTCTTTTAACCAATGAAGTCTTACCTTCTTTCTTTGCTTTTATTATCTATTCAATTGCTCCTAGTTTTATCCTCTCCTCAAGATTCGCTTTATTAGAAAACATTCTAATTCCAATATCTTTGGCCAATTTAATTTTTCTATTTTTGTCTCAAAAAGTGAGATCAAAAAGGCAACAGGAAGCATTTATTATTCTTGCCGGGGTTTTTAGCGGCCTGGCCTTAATGGTTAAGGAACTGGGAATATTTTTGCTAATTGCTAATCTTTATATCCTGGTTTCTTCCAGGGCAAAAATAAAAAAGATTATTTATTTCCTGACACCGACAGTTATTCTTGGGTCTTCTTTTTATGTTTATGCTTTCTGGCTTTCGCCGACGCTTTTCAATGATTTGTTTTTTAGCCAGACTTCAAGAGAGTTTTTTGGACCGCTGAACCTTTTGGTTATAACTAAAGGATTAAATTTCAATAACTTCCCCGTGGATGGTTTTTGGCTTTGGGGAATTATCTCAACTGCTTTTATTAAATTAAAGAAAAGAATTAAATTAAATTATGTTTTTGTGGCCGCCGGTAGTTATCTTTTAACCCTTTTGTTTTTTGGAGGAGCAAATTATCCTTGGTACTATCTTCCCTTTATTCCGTTTTTTTCAATTGCGGCTGGTTATGAATTATATAAATTTATAAAATCACCAACCATTATTTCCTTGATTGTCTTTTTTACCTTGCCATTCTCCACGGCACTTTATTGGGGATACTTTAGTCTTAACCCAGAAAAAAATCAGATCGCTCTTTATCGGTTTTGTATCGCCCTGTTTGTTATTATTTTTGGAATTTATAGACAGAGAGTTAAAATCTCAGATTTTGTTTTTAAAATTGCCAAAAACAGAATTAAGTTGCTAACAAAACCTGTTTATCTTTCGAAAGCTTTAAGTTTTTTATGGTTTACCTTTGTTGCCGTTTTTCTTTTGAAAACTTATCAATGGTCAACAAGAGCAATACTTTTTATAATTGAAAACTGGGGCAATCTTCCAGAGACTTTTACCTTAAAGCAATTCTAG
- a CDS encoding YkgJ family cysteine cluster protein has translation MINKCSQCGLCCYLFLVNLTEEEYQSGKYKTQFEEFGLIDDFHQAAACGANILKQKEDGNCLYLQGNKCSIHRIRPQVCREFFCTSKLKKFKKMVKQIEKKRANLEKRKK, from the coding sequence ATGATAAACAAATGTTCTCAGTGTGGCCTTTGCTGTTATTTATTCTTAGTGAATTTAACCGAAGAAGAATACCAGTCAGGCAAATACAAAACTCAGTTTGAGGAGTTTGGCTTGATTGATGACTTTCACCAGGCAGCCGCGTGTGGAGCAAACATTCTCAAGCAAAAAGAAGATGGCAATTGCCTCTATCTTCAGGGAAACAAATGTTCTATTCATAGAATCAGACCCCAAGTTTGCAGAGAGTTTTTCTGTACCTCGAAGTTGAAAAAGTTCAAAAAAATGGTTAAGCAGATTGAAAAGAAACGAGCTAATCTGGAAAAGAGAAAGAAGTAA
- a CDS encoding RNA-binding protein, with protein sequence MSKKLFVGGLPYTVTSSQIEEIFSKFGKIVSCDLITDRYSGQSKGFAFVDMENDEEADEAIKKLNDTEMGGRKIAVNVAKPREERPSFDNRREGPRDSRGPRGGGYR encoded by the coding sequence ATGTCCAAAAAACTATTCGTTGGAGGGCTTCCTTATACTGTAACGAGCTCCCAAATAGAAGAAATATTCTCCAAATTTGGCAAGATTGTTTCTTGTGATCTAATCACTGACAGATATAGTGGTCAAAGCAAGGGATTTGCTTTTGTTGATATGGAAAACGACGAGGAAGCAGATGAAGCTATTAAGAAGTTAAATGACACTGAGATGGGAGGAAGAAAGATTGCTGTCAATGTTGCAAAACCAAGAGAAGAAAGACCGAGTTTTGACAACAGAAGGGAAGGTCCAAGAGACAGTCGAGGACCAAGAGGGGGAGGTTATCGTTAA
- the pyrF gene encoding orotidine-5'-phosphate decarboxylase: protein MPREIPQSETLKTPKSEFVAKLENRWQQGNFVCVGLDSDFSKIPLGIRTDSIERTMTVFNRAIIEATYDLVCAYKPNIAFYEAQGEQGMRALARTINFIKDFHPDIPVILDAKRGDIGNTNLGYIKAAFDELRADAVTVHPYLGREALKPFLDRQDKGIIVLARTSNPGAGEFQDLLVGENPLYQIVARNIAESWNENGNCAIVAGATYPQELAGIRAVVGDLPILIPGIGAQKGDVEASIKAGKDSRNLGMIVNSSRGIIFASGGADFAEAARQETEKLREEINRYR from the coding sequence ATGCCAAGAGAAATTCCTCAATCTGAAACTCTAAAAACCCCTAAATCTGAATTTGTTGCCAAATTAGAAAATCGTTGGCAACAAGGCAATTTTGTTTGTGTTGGCCTTGACTCAGATTTTTCTAAAATTCCCCTGGGAATAAGAACCGACTCCATAGAACGTACAATGACTGTTTTTAATAGAGCAATTATTGAGGCGACTTATGATTTAGTTTGTGCTTATAAACCTAATATTGCTTTTTACGAAGCTCAAGGTGAACAAGGAATGAGAGCTTTAGCGAGAACCATAAATTTTATTAAAGATTTTCATCCTGATATTCCTGTTATTCTTGATGCTAAACGAGGTGATATTGGTAACACTAACCTTGGTTATATCAAGGCCGCTTTTGATGAATTAAGAGCAGATGCAGTCACTGTTCATCCCTATCTTGGTAGAGAAGCCTTAAAACCATTCTTAGACCGTCAAGATAAAGGTATTATAGTTTTAGCCAGAACTTCCAATCCTGGTGCCGGTGAATTTCAAGATCTCCTAGTTGGCGAAAACCCACTCTATCAGATTGTGGCTAGAAATATAGCTGAATCTTGGAATGAAAATGGTAATTGTGCTATCGTTGCTGGTGCCACTTATCCTCAAGAACTAGCTGGAATCAGAGCTGTTGTTGGCGACTTACCAATTCTCATTCCTGGTATCGGCGCCCAAAAAGGTGATGTTGAAGCCAGTATTAAAGCAGGCAAAGATAGCCGCAATTTGGGAATGATTGTCAATTCTTCACGAGGGATTATCTTTGCTTCAGGCGGAGCAGATTTTGCTGAGGCAGCCAGACAAGAGACTGAAAAATTAAGAGAAGAAATTAATAGATATAGATAA
- a CDS encoding phosphoribosyltransferase family protein — MERRGNQPLNPENLTAESQLCLQLFVIGAIKFGDFRLKVHDKHPEAPPSPVYIDLRLLRREPEAKVAAVDVYQELLKPLKFDLLADVPTAATPLVSSLSDRLGVGMITPRTDIKTHGAGVKIDGMRTFDKGKTVVLVDDLITHADSKLEAVRILRDEGLRVRDVVVLVDRKQGGEEQLAAEGIKLHAALTMDKMLAFYNGMGMITNPEYVRINQGLADLNDFLAGL; from the coding sequence ATGGAAAGAAGAGGAAATCAACCTTTAAATCCAGAAAATTTAACAGCAGAGTCACAGTTATGTCTTCAACTATTTGTTATTGGTGCAATTAAATTCGGCGATTTTAGATTAAAAGTACATGATAAACATCCAGAAGCACCCCCGTCACCTGTTTACATTGACCTCAGACTTCTTCGAAGAGAACCTGAAGCTAAAGTTGCAGCAGTTGATGTTTATCAAGAGCTACTCAAACCCCTAAAATTTGACTTATTAGCTGATGTACCTACAGCCGCAACACCGTTAGTCTCTTCTCTTTCAGACAGATTAGGTGTTGGTATGATTACACCCCGAACTGATATAAAAACTCATGGTGCAGGAGTAAAAATAGATGGAATGAGAACGTTTGATAAAGGTAAGACTGTAGTTTTAGTTGACGATCTAATCACCCATGCAGATTCTAAATTAGAAGCGGTCAGGATTCTTAGAGACGAAGGGTTAAGAGTAAGAGACGTTGTTGTCTTAGTTGATAGAAAACAAGGAGGCGAAGAACAACTTGCTGCCGAAGGAATTAAACTTCATGCCGCTCTAACAATGGATAAAATGTTAGCTTTTTATAACGGAATGGGAATGATTACTAATCCAGAATATGTAAGAATAAACCAAGGATTAGCAGATTTAAATGACTTCCTAGCAGGCCTCTAA
- a CDS encoding glycoside hydrolase family 1 protein: protein MRRDNQSQKLVFPKDFLWGAATAAHQVEGNNKGNDWWEWEKRKDIKASGIACDHYRRFKEDFALAKKLNHNAHRFSIEWSRIEPEEGKWNDEAVKHYQNVLQTLKEEKLKTFVSLYHVTLPLWFAKKGGFEKKENIEYFKRFCLFAVKALADKVDFWVTINEPKTIVAAGYLQGFWPPQKKNRLLALRVYRNLALAHKEVYQAIKNEFPNAQVGAVINMPALHYYGNHFLSRAVPSFIKIFLNHSFYRLTGKTHDFLGLNYYLFHQLRFQDLKTKVNKKKLEKTILLESSDLGWQFYPQGIYEVLTSLKKYNLPIYITENGVADAKDKYREKFIINHLQWVHQAIQEGVDVRGYLYWSLIDNFEWSFGFKPRFGLIEINYKNQERKIRKSAYAYAKICKENAIIL from the coding sequence ATGAGAAGAGACAATCAGAGCCAAAAGCTAGTCTTTCCAAAAGATTTTCTTTGGGGAGCCGCCACCGCTGCTCATCAAGTTGAAGGTAATAATAAAGGTAATGATTGGTGGGAATGGGAGAAAAGAAAAGACATCAAGGCTTCAGGGATTGCCTGTGATCACTATCGTCGCTTCAAAGAAGATTTTGCCTTGGCAAAAAAACTCAATCACAATGCTCATCGCTTTTCCATCGAATGGTCAAGAATTGAGCCAGAGGAGGGTAAATGGAATGATGAAGCAGTAAAACACTATCAAAATGTCCTTCAAACTCTTAAAGAGGAAAAGCTAAAGACTTTTGTTTCTTTATATCATGTTACTTTGCCTTTATGGTTTGCCAAAAAAGGTGGTTTTGAAAAAAAAGAGAACATTGAATATTTCAAACGCTTTTGTCTGTTTGCGGTTAAGGCCTTGGCTGATAAGGTCGACTTTTGGGTCACCATTAACGAACCTAAAACCATCGTGGCCGCCGGTTACCTACAAGGATTTTGGCCACCACAAAAGAAAAATAGGTTGCTAGCCCTTCGAGTTTACCGCAATCTTGCTTTAGCCCACAAAGAAGTTTACCAAGCCATAAAAAATGAATTTCCCAATGCTCAAGTGGGGGCCGTGATTAATATGCCGGCTTTACATTATTATGGTAACCATTTTTTAAGCCGAGCGGTGCCTTCATTCATCAAAATATTCCTGAATCATTCTTTTTATCGTTTGACCGGAAAAACCCATGATTTTTTAGGTTTAAACTACTACCTTTTTCACCAACTTCGCTTTCAGGATTTGAAAACGAAAGTCAACAAAAAGAAACTTGAAAAAACCATTCTCCTCGAAAGTTCGGACTTGGGTTGGCAATTTTACCCCCAAGGGATTTACGAAGTTTTGACGAGTTTAAAGAAATATAATCTCCCAATCTATATCACTGAAAATGGTGTGGCTGATGCCAAAGACAAATACAGAGAAAAATTTATTATCAATCATCTTCAATGGGTTCATCAGGCAATCCAGGAAGGAGTGGATGTTCGTGGTTACCTTTATTGGTCTTTAATAGATAATTTTGAATGGTCTTTTGGTTTTAAACCCCGATTTGGCTTAATTGAAATTAATTATAAAAACCAAGAAAGAAAAATAAGAAAGAGTGCTTATGCTTACGCAAAAATTTGCAAGGAAAATGCCATCATTTTGTAA
- the gltX gene encoding glutamate--tRNA ligase — protein MLKSRQMSIRVRISPSSTGFAHVGTAYISLFNYAFAKKNKGKFILRIEDTDIKRHVPKAEKAIFAGLHWLGLNYDEGPDVGGKFGPYRQSERTNLYQKYAQELLEKKLAYQDEGAIRFKVPQGKTSWQDLIRGEISFDNGQIEDFVILRSNGYPVYNFAVVIDDWLMKISHVIRGEDHISNTPRQIMLYQVLGAKVPEFAHLPLLRNPDQSKISKRKNLVALSWYQKQGYLPEAMVNFFGLMGWSHPKDKTVFSLDEFIKYFSFKRVSTSAPVFDLRKLDWLNGVYLREKTDKELLQLIKQYAPKGMSDTLIKQTVPLIKDRLIKLSDYPDLIDFFIKEPKVDRKLLIKKSQGEKLLKEQFEKSIIELEKNKVWEAKRLEKLFRDLVRKNNWHTGKYFMATRITLTGKTATPPLFETMALIGKEKTLKRLKQI, from the coding sequence ATGCTAAAATCAAGGCAAATGAGTATCCGAGTCAGAATTTCGCCTTCGTCAACCGGCTTTGCCCATGTTGGCACCGCCTACATCTCTCTTTTTAATTATGCTTTTGCCAAAAAAAACAAAGGCAAATTTATTCTTCGAATCGAAGATACAGACATAAAACGACATGTACCTAAAGCGGAAAAAGCAATTTTTGCTGGTTTGCACTGGCTGGGTTTAAATTACGATGAGGGTCCGGACGTTGGGGGTAAGTTTGGGCCTTATCGGCAATCAGAAAGAACTAATCTTTATCAAAAATATGCCCAAGAATTGCTAGAAAAAAAACTCGCTTACCAAGACGAAGGGGCAATTCGATTCAAAGTTCCTCAAGGAAAAACCTCTTGGCAAGACCTTATTCGTGGAGAAATAAGTTTCGATAATGGGCAAATCGAAGATTTTGTTATCTTAAGGTCAAATGGCTATCCTGTTTACAATTTTGCCGTGGTGATTGATGATTGGTTAATGAAAATTTCCCATGTGATTCGAGGTGAAGATCATATTTCTAATACGCCTAGGCAAATAATGCTTTACCAGGTTTTGGGGGCTAAGGTGCCAGAATTCGCTCATCTGCCTCTTTTAAGAAATCCTGACCAGTCAAAAATTTCAAAAAGGAAAAATCTTGTCGCCCTTTCTTGGTATCAGAAACAAGGTTATTTACCTGAGGCAATGGTTAACTTTTTTGGTTTAATGGGCTGGTCTCATCCCAAAGACAAAACGGTTTTTAGTTTAGATGAATTTATTAAATACTTTTCTTTTAAGCGAGTTTCAACTTCGGCACCAGTTTTTGATTTAAGAAAATTGGATTGGTTGAATGGTGTTTACCTTAGGGAAAAGACAGATAAAGAACTACTTCAATTAATTAAACAATATGCACCTAAGGGAATGAGTGATACTTTAATCAAACAAACTGTTCCTTTGATTAAAGACAGATTGATTAAACTCTCTGATTATCCTGATTTAATTGATTTTTTTATTAAAGAACCAAAAGTTGATAGAAAATTACTCATTAAAAAAAGTCAGGGAGAAAAATTACTCAAAGAACAATTCGAAAAATCAATCATTGAATTAGAAAAAAACAAAGTTTGGGAGGCAAAAAGATTAGAAAAATTGTTCAGAGACTTAGTCAGAAAAAACAATTGGCATACCGGCAAATATTTTATGGCGACCAGAATTACCCTTACTGGTAAAACCGCCACTCCGCCTCTCTTTGAAACTATGGCCCTGATCGGTAAAGAGAAGACCCTTAAGAGATTAAAACAAATATGA
- the aspS gene encoding aspartate--tRNA ligase: MERTLIKEIPKKIGKKVRLNGWIDRRRDHGKLVFIDLKDRTGLVQIVGKEKLGELRISDVVTIEGKVKKRPKDLINPKIPTGEIEVELEKIEILARSEDLPFDIRGDGYQIGEETRLKYRYLDLRRPRLVKNLEIRHRVIRFIRNWLDEKGFIEIETPILSKATPEGARDFLVPSRLQPGKFYALPQAPQQYKQLLMVAGFEKYYQIARCFRDEDPRIDRAYGEFTQLDLEMSFTTQEEILNLTEALFTEITEKVLKKKVFKKPFPRFSHAEAMKKFGSDKFDLRKKKDPKVVAFAWVIDFPLFEKTKERELSPSHHPFTAPKDEDLPLLDKDPMKARSWQHDLVCNGLEVGGGSIRITDPKIQRKIFKILGLSEKEIEKKFGHLLKAFEYGVPPHGGIAPGIDRFLLAALGERSVRELIAFPMTAGGQTSVMDAPGEVDEAQLKELKIKVMKK; the protein is encoded by the coding sequence ATGGAAAGAACCCTTATTAAAGAAATACCTAAAAAGATAGGTAAAAAAGTTAGACTTAATGGTTGGATTGATCGGCGGCGCGACCATGGTAAATTGGTTTTTATTGACTTGAAAGATAGAACTGGCCTGGTTCAGATTGTCGGTAAAGAAAAACTAGGGGAATTAAGAATTTCGGATGTAGTGACAATAGAAGGCAAAGTTAAAAAAAGACCTAAGGATTTAATTAATCCTAAAATTCCCACTGGTGAAATAGAAGTCGAATTAGAAAAGATTGAGATTCTAGCTCGATCAGAAGATTTACCTTTTGATATTCGAGGTGATGGTTATCAAATTGGTGAAGAGACTCGGTTAAAGTATCGCTATCTTGATCTGCGCCGACCCCGATTAGTAAAAAATCTTGAAATTAGACATCGGGTAATCAGATTCATTCGTAATTGGCTTGATGAAAAAGGTTTTATTGAAATCGAAACACCAATTCTTTCCAAGGCTACACCAGAAGGCGCTCGTGATTTTCTTGTTCCCTCACGACTTCAGCCGGGCAAGTTTTACGCCTTACCCCAGGCGCCTCAGCAATACAAACAATTATTAATGGTAGCTGGATTTGAAAAGTATTACCAAATTGCCCGCTGTTTTCGTGATGAAGATCCTCGGATTGATCGGGCTTATGGAGAGTTTACTCAACTTGATTTGGAAATGTCTTTTACAACCCAGGAGGAGATTCTTAATCTTACTGAAGCTCTTTTTACTGAGATAACGGAGAAAGTTTTAAAAAAGAAAGTTTTTAAAAAGCCTTTTCCTCGTTTTAGTCATGCCGAGGCAATGAAAAAATTTGGCAGTGATAAATTTGATCTGCGTAAGAAAAAAGATCCTAAGGTAGTGGCTTTTGCTTGGGTGATTGATTTTCCTTTATTTGAAAAGACAAAAGAAAGAGAATTAAGTCCCTCTCACCATCCTTTTACTGCTCCCAAAGATGAAGATCTTCCTTTGTTAGATAAAGACCCAATGAAAGCGCGTTCTTGGCAGCATGACTTAGTTTGTAACGGCTTGGAGGTGGGTGGAGGGAGTATTAGGATTACTGATCCCAAGATCCAGCGAAAAATTTTTAAAATTCTAGGCCTTTCGGAAAAAGAGATAGAGAAGAAATTTGGTCACCTTCTTAAAGCGTTTGAATATGGAGTTCCGCCTCATGGTGGTATTGCTCCGGGCATTGATAGATTTTTGCTAGCGGCTCTAGGAGAACGTTCGGTACGAGAATTAATCGCTTTTCCGATGACGGCCGGTGGTCAAACATCAGTGATGGATGCTCCCGGTGAAGTTGATGAAGCTCAATTAAAAGAACTCAAAATCAAAGTAATGAAAAAGTGA